A stretch of Brassica rapa cultivar Chiifu-401-42 chromosome A08, CAAS_Brap_v3.01, whole genome shotgun sequence DNA encodes these proteins:
- the LOC103868071 gene encoding eukaryotic translation initiation factor 3 subunit H — MATMARSFLQAISKDEAVAPPLRVVQIEGLAVLKIIKHCKEFAPTLVTGQLLGLDVGSVLEITNCFPFPVRDEDEEIEADGANYQLEMMRCLREVNVDNNTVGWYQSTVLGSYQTVELIETFMNYQENIKRCVCIIYDPSKADLGVLALKALKLSDSFMELYRGGNFTGEKLRERNFSWMDIFEEIPIKVSNSALVSAFMTELETDAPVSQGDYDRLHSSTTPFLENNMEFLIKCMDDLSMEQQKFQYYYRNLSRQQAQQQAWLQKRRTENMARKSAGEEPLPEEDPSNPIFKPIPEPSRLESFLITNQVSNFCGQINGVAGQNFSRLYLTKALHDN, encoded by the exons ATGGCAACCA TGGCTAGGTCATTTCTGCAGGCGATATCTAAGGACGAGGCGGTGGCTCCTCCGCTCAGAGTTGTTCAGATCGAAGGACTG GCTGTGTTGAAGATCATCAAACACTGCAAGGAGTTTGCACCAACGCTTGTCACAGGGCAGCTTCTTGGACTTGACGTTGGTAGTGTTCTTGAAATCACCAATTGCTTTCCTTTTCCA GTGAGAGATGAAGATGAGGAGATTGAAGCTGATGGTGCTAACTATCAGCTTGAGATGATGAGGTGTTTGAGGGAGGTTAATGTTGACAACAACACTGTTGGCTG GTATCAATCCACTGTGCTTGGATCTTATCAGACTGTAGAGTTGATTGAGACCTTCATGAATTACCAG GAGAACATCAAGAGGTGTGTGTGTATTATATACGATCCCTCTAAAGCTGACTTAGGCGTCTTAGCTTTGAAGGCTTTGAAGCTTTCTGATTCCTTTATGGAGTTGTACAGGGGCGGAAACTTTACAGGCGAGAA GTTGAGAGAGAGAAATTTCTCCTGGATGGATATTTTTGAGGAAATACCT ATCAAGGTTTCAAACTCTGCGCTTGTCAGTGCCTTTATGACCGAACTGGAGACTGATGCACCTGTCTCACAG GGTGATTATGATCGTCTGCACTCATCAACCACTCCTTTCCTTGAGAACAATATGGAGTTTTTGATTAAATGCATGGACGATTTATCTATGGAACAGCAAAAG TTCCAGTATTACTACCGGAACCTGTCTCGTCAGCAAGCGCAACAGCAAGCCTGGCTCCAGAAGAGAAG GACGGAGAACATGGCTCGCAAATCAGCTGGAGAAGAGCCTTTACCGGAGGAGGATCCTTCAAATCCAATATTTAAGCCCATCCCTGAACCATCGAGGCTAGAGAGCTT
- the LOC103868258 gene encoding splicing factor 3B subunit 4, translated as MDSSSNHMVSLLKIESPTSGWVKPLKDLLKTIDGVDFKIDKRSKTVYIYGKTNPEIILEKIAKAGQKAEIIWSNHERKKPLDNQRGHPMQQCNNYHQQYYNGPPPPWMYQQPLPYQSYALPPPYPLQLNPPPPLPVPSGSQPKEPAAKSFPPTPPPPKNFTMGDLHPGCGIM; from the exons ATGGACTCATCTTCTAATCACATG GTAAGTCTCTTGAAGATTGAATCTCCTACGTCCGGATGGGTGAAACCCTTGAAAGATTTGCTCAAAACCATTGATG GTGTTGATTTCAAGATAGACAAACGAAGTAAAACAGTATACATATATGGGAAAACCAATCCAGAAATAATACTTGAAAAGATTGCAAAAGCAGGCCAAAAAGCTGAGATTATATGGAGCAATCACGAACGCAAGAAACCTCTAGACAATCAAAGAGGACACCCGATGCAACAATGCAACAATTACCATCAACAATATTACAATGGTCCTCCTCCTCCCTGGATGTACCAACAACCTCTACCGTATCAAAGTTATGCTCTTCCACCTCCATATCCACTTCAACTTAATCCCCCGCCGCCACTACCAGTACCAAGTGGTTCCCAGCCAAAGGAGCCTGCAGCTAAGAGTTTCCCGCCTACGCCTCCTCCGCCTAAGAACTTTACTATGGGTGATTTACATCCAGGATGTGGGATCATGTGA
- the LOC103868070 gene encoding uncharacterized protein LOC103868070, translated as MEVKKANRKKTNEHVGRRDLNEPKSRNQYSFSKSIKENEKMVEEMEQQMLQLERKITEKKMYHEKAISTLKYNMRFGRIYNEKWARIEDDQYSFQSDCLKKMELDKITFANNAYRDKKAVASFSSGKREINVHNLNHRMLHEAKSMDGERSLLKMLNPSKDDDSDQFSINQIEDQMWKLQRWMKWPEYNNNPGTMDREECERKVKELEWEKYQGFVNAPCKASLWNSLPSTKVLRNQIQAMETRDEEKRKIVLVRRKKIESKERKIKKAEKEIKSMNKMVEMISNRKQRALEAISHEKKLCNI; from the exons ATGGAGGTCAAAAAAGCTAATAGAAAGAAAACTAATGAACATGTAGGACGTCGGGATCTCAATGAACCCAAGAGCAGGAACCAATACAGCTTTTCGAAGTCGATAAAAGAGAATGAGAAGATGGTAGAGGAGATGGAACAACAAATGCTTCAACTCGAAAGAAAAATTACAGAGAAAAAG ATGTATCATGAAAAGGCCATCTCTACACTAAAATACAACATGCGTTTCGGAAGGATTTATAATGAAAAATGGGCACGGATCGAGGATGACCAGTACTCATTCCAATCAGATTGTCTTAAAAAGATGGAGCTAGACAAGATAACTTTCGCTAATAACGCATATCGTGACAAGAAAGCTGTTGCATCATTCTCGTCTGGGAAACGAGAGATTAACGTCCAT AACCTAAACCATCGGATGTTACACGAGGCAAAAAGCATGGACGGTGAGAGAAGCCTCCTCAAGATGCTGAATCCAAGTAAAGATGACGACTCCGATCAGTTTTCTATTAACCAAATTGAAGATCAG ATGTGGAAGTTACAAAGGTGGATGAAATGGCCAGAATATAACAATAACCCAGGGACAATGGATAGAGAAGAATGTGAGAGAAAGGTAAAAGAACTTGAATGGGAGAAATATCAAGGATTTGTTAATGCTCCTTGTAAAGCTTCTCTATGGAATTCATTACCTTCTACCAAAGTCTTACGCAACCAGATTCAG GCTATGGAGACAAGAGACGAAGAAAAGAGGAAAATTGTTTTGGTAAGAAGAAAGAAGATAGagtccaaagaaagaaagataaaaaaggcAGAGAAGGAGATCAAGTCTATGAATAAAATGGTGGAGATGATAAGCAACAGAAAGCAGAGAGCCTTGGAAGCCATTTCACacgaaaaaaaattgtgtaataTCTGA
- the LOC117125697 gene encoding glycosyltransferase BC10-like — MKKKNITAIVKELNVRMKKEPITLRYIHILVSVVFFSSAASLLFLLALYFNQQFQTSLFLVKDFSSNPLTSLPPPHSSGNDVADEELMRRAEMASRGVVMNETNPKVAFMFLTRWNLPLSPLWEMFFKGHEGFYSIYVHSSPEFTEEPLESSVFYKKRIPSKAVEWGESSMIDAERRLLSHAILEPSNARFVILSETCIPLFNFTTVYTYLMRATSSFLGSFDDPRPIGRGRYNPRMFPHLSLSDWRKGNQWFEISRKVAAEIVSDHRYYALFKENCRPPCYMDEHYLPTLVNKICPEMNSNRTVTWVD; from the exons atgaagaagaaaaacatcacAGCCATTGTTAAAGAACTGAACGTACGCATGAAGAAAGAGCCGATCACTCTCCGATACATTCACATCCTCGTCAGCgttgtcttcttctcctccgccgcatctctcctcttcctcctcgctCTTTACTTCAACCAACAATTCCAAACATCACTATTCCTCGTCAAAGATTTCTCCTCCAACCCTCTCACTTCTCTCCCTCCTCCTCACAGCTCCGGCAATGATGTGGCGGATGAAGAGTTGATGCGTCGAGCAGAGATGGCGTCACGTGGCGTGGTGATGAATGAGACTAATCCAAAGGTGGCGTTTATGTTTCTGACGAGGTGGAATCTTCCTTTGTCCCCTCTTTGGGAGATGTTCTTCAAAGGGCATGAGGGTTTTTATTCCATTTATGTTCATTCATCGCCGGAGTTCACTGAGGAGCCACTGGAATCTTCAGTGTTTTACAAGAAACGTATACCAAGCAAG GCCGTTGAATGGGGAGAATCATCCATGATTGACGCCGAGAGGCGTCTTTTATCTCACGCGATTCTTGAACCTTCCAACGCACGTTTCGTTATCCTCTCCGAGACTTGCATCCCTCTCTTCAACTTCACCACAGTCTACACTTACCTCATGCGCGCCACTTCCTCCTTCCTCGGCTCTTTCGACGATCCAAGGCCCATAGGCCGAGGTCGTTACAACCCTAGAATGTTCCCACATTTATCACTCTCTGATTGGCGGAAAGGAAACCAGTGGTTCGAGATCTCACGTAAAGTTGCTGCCGAGATAGTCTCCGATCATCGGTACTACGCCCTCTTCAAGGAAAACTGTCGTCCGCCGTGCTACATGGACGAGCATTATCTTCCGACATTGGTTAACAAGATATGTCCGGAGATGAACTCGAACCGGACAGTGACGTGGGTGGATTGA